One part of the Pseudomonadota bacterium genome encodes these proteins:
- the gltA gene encoding citrate synthase, whose translation MTADAQKGLSSDNATFSLTDNATGQTIELPVITGSLGPKVIDVRNLYSGTGKFTYDPGFTSTGSCESKITYIDGDEGTLLHRGYAIDDLAENSDFLEVAYLLLYGELPNAHQKQSFDDTITQHTMVHEQINYLFRGFRRDSHPMAVMIGVVGALAAFYHDTTDIEDPRQRMIASHRLIAKMPTIAAMAHKYAIGQPFVYPRNDLNYSENFLHMLFAVPCQDYEINPVLAKAMDRILILHADHEQNASTSTVRLAGSSGANPYACIAAGIATLWGPAHGGANEAVVHMLDEIGTVDRIPEFVAKAKDKEDSFRLMGFGHRVYKNYDPRAKVLHKTCHEVLDDLGLDNEMLNIAREMERIALEDEYFIERKLYPNVDFYSGIILQALGIPSHLFTVIFALARTVGWIAQWNEMIEDPHQKIGRPRQLYTGEKQRGYIAVDQR comes from the coding sequence ATGACCGCCGATGCGCAGAAAGGTTTGTCCTCCGACAACGCAACCTTCTCTTTGACAGACAACGCGACCGGTCAAACCATCGAGCTTCCCGTTATTACAGGAAGTTTGGGACCGAAAGTGATCGATGTCCGCAACCTATACAGCGGAACCGGCAAATTCACTTACGACCCGGGCTTTACCTCTACTGGTTCGTGCGAATCCAAGATTACCTATATCGACGGCGACGAGGGAACGCTTCTCCATCGCGGCTATGCCATCGACGATCTTGCCGAGAACAGCGATTTTCTCGAAGTCGCATATCTACTGCTTTATGGTGAGCTTCCGAATGCTCATCAGAAACAGAGTTTCGACGACACCATTACCCAGCACACAATGGTGCATGAACAGATTAATTACCTGTTTCGGGGTTTCCGACGTGATTCCCACCCGATGGCCGTGATGATCGGCGTCGTCGGCGCCTTGGCGGCGTTTTATCACGATACCACCGATATTGAGGACCCGCGCCAACGGATGATTGCGTCACACCGCCTCATCGCGAAGATGCCGACGATCGCGGCGATGGCCCATAAATATGCCATCGGCCAGCCTTTCGTGTATCCGCGCAACGATCTGAATTATTCCGAAAATTTTCTCCATATGCTGTTTGCGGTGCCGTGCCAGGATTATGAAATCAACCCGGTATTGGCGAAGGCGATGGATCGGATATTGATCCTGCATGCGGATCACGAACAGAATGCCTCGACCTCGACGGTCCGCCTCGCCGGATCGTCGGGCGCCAATCCTTATGCTTGCATCGCCGCCGGAATTGCGACCCTGTGGGGCCCGGCACATGGCGGCGCCAATGAAGCCGTCGTCCATATGCTTGACGAAATCGGCACCGTGGATCGTATCCCCGAATTCGTTGCCAAAGCCAAGGACAAGGAAGACTCCTTCCGCCTGATGGGTTTCGGTCATCGGGTTTACAAAAATTATGATCCGCGCGCGAAAGTGCTGCACAAAACCTGCCATGAGGTGCTGGACGATTTAGGCCTGGACAATGAAATGCTTAACATCGCACGGGAAATGGAGCGGATCGCGCTGGAAGATGAGTATTTCATCGAGCGCAAGTTATATCCCAATGTGGATTTCTATTCCGGCATCATCCTACAGGCTCTTGGCATTCCGTCTCACCTGTTCACGGTGATTTTCGCCTTGGCGCGCACCGTGGGGTGGATCGCGCAATGGAACGAGATGATTGAAGATCCACATCAAAAAATTGGCCGGCCGCGCCAGCTTTATACCGGCGAAAAACAGCGTGGCTACATCGCCGTCGATCAGCGGTGA